One part of the Thermodesulfobacterium commune DSM 2178 genome encodes these proteins:
- a CDS encoding 2,3-bisphosphoglycerate-independent phosphoglycerate mutase codes for MGLVEKLIKKGDAKIVKVVLDGVGDLPVKDGKTPLELAYTPNLDQLAKKSATGLHIPVDYGITPGSGPGHLGIFGYDPSQVTIGRGVLEALGVGIELKDTDIAVRGNFATVEYQNQNPIVIDRRAGRIPTEENQRLIAKLSEKIKNIDGVEVILKSGMEHRFVVVFRFQEKLSDLVNKLNDTDPQVLGKPPIPVSSPYPELKKVVEVVSKFIDQASEILKDEPKANYVLLRGFSVKPDLPTLQQRFGINPCCIATYPMYKGLASLVGMKVVPVKGTDLKDEIQALKEVWETYDYFFVHIKKTDSYGEDGNAEAKIKTIESFDQYLLEILDLNPQVLCITGDHSTPCIMKAHSWHPVPTLVWSPYVLGNTSERFTERECLKGELGIFYAYKLMPLLLAHAGRLKKFGA; via the coding sequence ATGGGGTTGGTTGAAAAACTAATCAAAAAGGGAGATGCTAAAATCGTAAAAGTGGTACTTGACGGAGTAGGAGATTTGCCTGTAAAAGATGGGAAAACTCCTTTAGAGTTAGCTTATACACCTAATCTTGACCAGTTGGCTAAAAAATCAGCCACAGGCCTTCATATTCCTGTAGATTATGGGATTACTCCAGGTAGTGGTCCAGGACATCTTGGGATTTTTGGTTATGACCCCTCTCAAGTTACTATAGGAAGAGGTGTATTAGAAGCTTTAGGTGTAGGAATAGAATTAAAAGATACAGATATAGCTGTTAGAGGTAATTTTGCTACGGTGGAGTATCAAAACCAAAATCCTATCGTAATAGATAGAAGGGCAGGGAGGATTCCTACTGAGGAGAATCAAAGGTTAATTGCCAAACTTTCCGAAAAAATAAAAAACATAGATGGTGTTGAGGTAATTTTAAAATCAGGAATGGAACACCGGTTTGTGGTAGTTTTTAGGTTTCAAGAAAAGCTTTCAGATTTGGTAAATAAACTAAACGATACAGACCCTCAAGTTTTAGGAAAACCTCCTATCCCGGTTTCTTCTCCTTATCCAGAGCTTAAAAAAGTAGTAGAGGTTGTCTCTAAGTTTATCGATCAAGCCTCTGAAATCTTAAAAGATGAACCTAAGGCCAATTACGTCTTGCTGAGAGGTTTTTCTGTAAAGCCTGACCTTCCAACCTTACAACAAAGGTTTGGTATAAACCCATGTTGTATAGCAACCTATCCTATGTATAAAGGACTTGCAAGCCTTGTAGGTATGAAAGTAGTTCCTGTTAAAGGGACAGACCTGAAAGATGAAATCCAAGCTTTGAAAGAAGTTTGGGAAACTTACGACTACTTCTTTGTCCATATAAAAAAGACTGATTCTTACGGAGAAGATGGAAACGCTGAGGCAAAAATTAAAACTATAGAGTCTTTTGATCAATACCTTCTTGAAATTTTAGACTTAAATCCCCAAGTACTTTGTATCACAGGAGACCACTCTACTCCATGTATTATGAAAGCCCATTCCTGGCATCCTGTGCCTACCCTTGTTTGGTCTCCCTATGTCTTAGGGAATACCTCTGAAAGGTTTACAGAAAGAGAATGTCTGAAGGGAGAATTAGGCATATTTTATGCTTATAAACTGATGCCTCTGCTTTTGGCTCACGCTGGGCGGCTAAAAAAATTTGGGGCCTAA
- a CDS encoding DUF4198 domain-containing protein, protein MLKILKNVILSTSIVMLSATFSYAHFVVLKPDTENVVDKKKPVRVEALFTHPMEGGPHMDFKIKKSELFEEGKRYPVEWKVEYIPSSKGSNKKVPKYVTNLSLNKPGLYQLYVDPEPYFEPAEGKYIQQITKVVFSAFGKEEGWDEPIGLKVEIIPLVKPFALWEGNLFKGRVLVDGKPAANVEVEVEYLNTQGFKAPYDSLITQVVKTDENGYFEYTLPWEGWWGFSAITDGGTIKGDDGKEYPLELDAVIWVKAYPKPKKGGK, encoded by the coding sequence ATGCTAAAAATTTTAAAAAATGTAATTTTAAGCACATCTATTGTAATGTTAAGTGCTACTTTTTCTTATGCTCATTTTGTGGTGCTAAAGCCCGATACAGAGAACGTGGTTGATAAGAAGAAGCCAGTTAGAGTTGAAGCCTTGTTTACCCATCCTATGGAAGGTGGGCCTCACATGGATTTTAAGATTAAAAAAAGTGAACTTTTTGAAGAAGGCAAAAGATACCCTGTGGAATGGAAGGTAGAGTATATACCTTCTTCTAAGGGAAGTAACAAAAAGGTTCCTAAATATGTAACTAACTTAAGTCTTAACAAACCAGGTCTATATCAGTTATACGTAGATCCAGAGCCTTATTTTGAACCAGCAGAAGGTAAATATATTCAACAAATCACCAAAGTAGTTTTTTCCGCTTTTGGAAAAGAAGAAGGATGGGATGAACCTATCGGCCTAAAAGTGGAGATAATTCCTCTGGTTAAACCTTTTGCCTTATGGGAGGGTAACTTGTTTAAAGGAAGGGTGTTGGTTGACGGAAAACCTGCAGCTAATGTAGAGGTTGAGGTGGAATATTTAAATACTCAAGGATTTAAAGCCCCTTATGACAGTTTGATTACCCAGGTAGTAAAGACCGACGAAAACGGTTATTTTGAGTATACACTGCCTTGGGAAGGATGGTGGGGTTTTTCCGCGATTACTGATGGAGGTACGATAAAAGGAGATGACGGAAAGGAGTATCCTTTAGAATTAGATGCGGTTATTTGGGTAAAGGCCTATCCTAAGCCTAAGAAAGGTGGTAAATAA
- the cbiM gene encoding cobalt transporter CbiM gives MHISEGVLSPPVLITGWGLTLIGLTIALKKLSHRKISEVAVLSSAFFIASLIHVPIGPSAAHLVLNGMVGILLGWNSFVAIFLGLLLQALFFQFGGFTTLGINTFNMAFPGVISYYLLKRFIRGENQKLSFISGFLAGFLSMLGAGFFTALSLYLTEKKFLILCETLIIAHIPIAVVEGLVTGFIVVYLLKIKPEVFKNEG, from the coding sequence ATGCATATTTCAGAGGGGGTTCTTTCCCCTCCTGTTTTGATAACAGGGTGGGGCTTAACGTTAATAGGTTTAACCATAGCCCTAAAAAAGCTTTCTCACAGAAAAATCTCAGAAGTAGCCGTGCTTTCAAGTGCCTTTTTTATCGCTTCTCTTATTCATGTGCCTATAGGGCCTTCAGCTGCACATTTAGTACTAAATGGAATGGTAGGGATACTCCTTGGCTGGAATTCCTTTGTAGCCATCTTTTTAGGTTTATTGCTTCAAGCCCTTTTTTTTCAATTTGGAGGTTTTACCACCTTAGGTATAAATACCTTTAATATGGCTTTCCCTGGTGTGATCTCTTACTACCTTTTAAAAAGATTTATCAGAGGAGAAAACCAAAAACTATCTTTTATCTCTGGGTTCTTAGCTGGCTTTCTAAGTATGTTAGGAGCAGGATTTTTTACAGCGCTCTCTCTTTATCTCACAGAAAAAAAGTTTTTGATACTCTGTGAAACCCTTATCATAGCCCATATACCTATTGCCGTGGTAGAAGGTTTGGTAACAGGTTTTATTGTGGTATATCTGTTAAAAATAAAGCCAGAGGTGTTTAAAAATGAGGGTTAA
- the cbiQ gene encoding cobalt ECF transporter T component CbiQ yields MHLEVFAEGRSLLHILDPRVKLVSFIVFVIFCVGAKGFLHPFVYFLIGFGLVFLAKLEFKKVLARLFPANVFLVFFWVFIPFMYKSNPYLIETPYLKISAEGVYQALLITLKCNAILMATIALLGTSNVFMLAHALLHFKVPAKLVTVFFVFYRYITVLHEEYLKIKRAALARGFVPKNSLQTYKTYGYLVAFLLIKSFERSEEVYRAMLARGFKGFFPILNHFYLKPVDLFFGIFFLTAIFLIFFF; encoded by the coding sequence ATGCATTTAGAGGTTTTTGCAGAAGGAAGGTCTCTTTTACATATCCTTGACCCAAGGGTTAAACTTGTAAGTTTTATAGTTTTTGTAATCTTTTGTGTAGGTGCTAAGGGCTTTCTACATCCCTTCGTTTATTTTCTTATTGGTTTTGGGCTTGTGTTTTTGGCAAAGCTTGAATTTAAAAAGGTATTAGCCCGTTTATTTCCGGCCAATGTTTTTTTGGTGTTCTTTTGGGTTTTTATTCCTTTTATGTATAAGTCAAACCCTTACCTTATAGAAACTCCTTATCTGAAGATTAGTGCTGAAGGGGTATATCAGGCTTTACTTATTACCTTAAAATGTAATGCTATCTTGATGGCTACTATTGCGTTACTTGGCACTTCAAACGTTTTTATGTTGGCTCATGCCTTGCTTCATTTCAAGGTTCCTGCAAAACTTGTGACTGTATTTTTTGTTTTTTACCGATATATCACCGTGCTGCACGAGGAGTATCTTAAAATCAAGAGGGCAGCATTAGCCAGAGGTTTTGTACCTAAAAACAGTCTTCAAACTTACAAAACCTATGGTTATCTGGTAGCTTTTCTTTTGATCAAAAGCTTTGAGAGGTCCGAAGAAGTTTACCGAGCGATGCTAGCTCGCGGATTTAAAGGTTTTTTTCCTATTTTAAACCATTTTTATCTAAAACCTGTAGACCTGTTTTTTGGTATCTTTTTCTTAACGGCTATCTTTTTAATTTTCTTTTTTTAA
- a CDS encoding energy-coupling factor ABC transporter ATP-binding protein: MEKVIDIKGLVFKYNDRVILDDLDLEVRVGDRIGLIGPNGAGKTTLLYIIMGFLKPLKGKIIILEKERKEEKDFIEVRQRIGLLFQDSDSQLFCPTVKEDIAFGPLNLGKSHEEVKEIIDKVAHFFGITHLLERPVYKLSGGEKRLVALAGIFAMNPVCYLLDEPSAGLDEQSKAKLIEFLKTQSTYLIVSHEKDFLKEVSNKIFKLEKGKLFQLL; encoded by the coding sequence ATGGAAAAAGTTATAGACATAAAAGGTCTAGTTTTTAAGTATAACGACCGTGTGATTCTTGATGATTTAGACTTAGAGGTTAGGGTAGGGGATAGAATAGGTCTTATAGGTCCTAACGGAGCAGGTAAAACCACCCTTCTTTACATTATCATGGGGTTTCTTAAACCTTTAAAAGGAAAGATAATTATTTTAGAAAAAGAAAGAAAAGAAGAAAAAGACTTTATAGAGGTTAGACAAAGAATAGGGCTTTTATTCCAAGATTCAGACTCTCAACTTTTTTGTCCTACGGTTAAAGAAGACATAGCCTTTGGTCCTCTTAACTTGGGAAAAAGTCATGAAGAAGTTAAAGAGATAATAGATAAAGTAGCCCACTTTTTTGGAATAACCCATCTCTTGGAACGTCCAGTTTATAAACTTTCAGGTGGGGAAAAAAGGTTGGTTGCCTTAGCAGGAATTTTTGCCATGAATCCAGTATGTTATCTTTTGGATGAACCTTCTGCAGGACTTGATGAACAAAGTAAAGCCAAACTCATAGAATTTTTAAAAACACAATCTACCTATCTTATCGTTTCTCATGAAAAAGATTTCCTCAAAGAGGTTAGCAATAAAATCTTTAAGTTAGAAAAGGGTAAACTCTTTCAGTTACTTTGA
- a CDS encoding thioredoxin family protein → MQRFVKVFGTGCLKCETLYENVKKAAQELGIEVFIEKVQDIKQMALFGVLKTPGLWIDGQLVSQGELLSVEDVKKLLSK, encoded by the coding sequence ATGCAGAGGTTTGTAAAAGTTTTTGGAACAGGTTGTTTAAAATGTGAAACCCTTTATGAAAACGTTAAAAAAGCTGCTCAAGAATTAGGAATAGAAGTTTTTATAGAAAAGGTTCAAGATATCAAACAAATGGCACTTTTTGGTGTGTTAAAAACACCTGGCTTGTGGATAGACGGACAGTTAGTTTCTCAGGGGGAGTTATTGTCTGTAGAAGATGTTAAAAAACTTCTTTCAAAGTAA
- a CDS encoding permease, whose product MLKELKFLLIAAFVFLFFYFLPAEQRVIEGLKEAVYLTHEYAREHVIFCLLPALFIAGAISTFLSEASVMKYLGAQAPKVVSYSVASVSGTILAVCSCTVLPIFAGIYFRGAGIGPATTFLYSGPAINVLAIVLTGKILGIHIGMARAIGAIAGSIIVGLLMAYIFRKEEIKRLGEVEIPQTLKTIPFYQKVVLLSTLVGVLIFATWGAKEGLAGFIFSIKWYLVCFLAILIGIQVVFWFKVSAIYLILTGFFVVLTQLLLHEKEISFLVGLVGFSYALYKTKGDMEKWFQSTYLLGKQILPLLLAGVFVAGFFLGRPGHEAFIPSFYVNSLVGGNSLLANFFASVVGVLMYFATLTEVPIIQGLLGAGMGYGPALALLLTGPSVSLPSLLVLKSIWGVKKTLVYAVIVIFLGTISGYIFGMIYS is encoded by the coding sequence ATGTTAAAAGAACTTAAGTTTTTGTTGATTGCGGCGTTTGTTTTTTTGTTCTTTTATTTCTTACCTGCTGAACAAAGGGTTATAGAAGGTTTAAAAGAAGCTGTCTATTTAACGCATGAATATGCAAGAGAACACGTAATTTTTTGTTTATTACCAGCACTTTTCATAGCAGGCGCTATTTCCACTTTTCTCTCAGAGGCTTCTGTGATGAAATATTTAGGAGCACAGGCTCCAAAAGTTGTTTCCTATAGCGTAGCCAGTGTTTCAGGAACCATTCTTGCTGTTTGTTCTTGCACCGTCCTTCCTATTTTTGCGGGGATTTATTTTAGAGGAGCAGGCATTGGTCCTGCTACTACCTTTCTTTATTCTGGTCCTGCTATCAACGTATTAGCTATAGTGCTTACAGGGAAAATCTTAGGTATCCACATAGGGATGGCAAGAGCCATAGGGGCTATAGCAGGAAGTATCATAGTAGGATTACTTATGGCCTATATTTTTAGAAAAGAAGAAATAAAAAGGTTAGGTGAAGTAGAAATTCCTCAAACCTTAAAAACCATTCCTTTTTACCAGAAGGTGGTATTACTCTCAACTTTGGTTGGTGTTCTTATTTTTGCTACCTGGGGTGCTAAAGAAGGTTTAGCAGGATTTATCTTTTCTATAAAATGGTATCTTGTCTGTTTTTTAGCCATATTAATTGGAATACAAGTGGTTTTTTGGTTTAAAGTTTCAGCTATTTATTTAATACTCACTGGATTTTTTGTGGTTTTAACGCAATTGTTGTTACATGAAAAGGAGATATCCTTCCTTGTAGGTTTGGTAGGTTTTAGCTACGCTCTTTATAAGACAAAAGGAGACATGGAAAAATGGTTTCAAAGCACCTATCTTTTAGGTAAACAAATTTTACCTTTACTTCTGGCTGGGGTTTTTGTGGCAGGTTTCTTTTTAGGAAGACCGGGACACGAAGCCTTTATACCTTCTTTCTATGTCAACTCTTTAGTAGGAGGTAATTCCCTTTTAGCCAACTTTTTTGCCAGTGTAGTAGGAGTTTTGATGTATTTTGCTACTTTAACTGAAGTTCCGATCATCCAGGGGCTTTTAGGGGCTGGTATGGGATATGGCCCTGCCCTTGCTCTTTTACTTACCGGTCCAAGTGTAAGTTTACCAAGCCTTTTAGTCTTAAAAAGTATCTGGGGGGTTAAGAAAACTTTAGTTTACGCAGTTATAGTAATCTTTTTAGGCACCATTTCTGGATATATTTTTGGAATGATATACTCTTAA
- a CDS encoding ArsR/SmtB family transcription factor, with protein sequence MNKMYQFSKLFKALSDPTRLEIIVYLSIRPHCVCELVNLIGSSQPTISRHLQVLTEAGITSYQKTKSFIVYKLSPKDEFIAKVIKELLEEMKKQSLYTSLSAKTTLESEFVKPDR encoded by the coding sequence ATGAATAAAATGTATCAATTCTCTAAGTTGTTTAAAGCCCTTTCAGACCCAACTAGACTTGAAATCATCGTTTATTTATCGATAAGACCTCATTGTGTATGTGAGTTAGTAAACCTTATAGGTTCTTCTCAACCTACAATTTCAAGACATCTTCAAGTATTAACTGAGGCAGGAATAACGTCTTATCAAAAAACTAAATCGTTTATTGTATATAAACTTTCACCAAAAGATGAATTTATAGCCAAAGTTATAAAGGAGTTGCTTGAAGAAATGAAAAAGCAATCTTTATATACAAGTTTATCCGCTAAAACTACTCTTGAGTCTGAATTCGTAAAACCAGACAGATAA
- a CDS encoding ketopantoate reductase family protein, with amino-acid sequence MKILIFGLGALGTVFAVSLKNAGHTVYAFVKEKYLDQLTNKPLQITGLFGHKQAYIDRYFTNPEDLNLVELDLIVLTVKAFDTEKALSQIKNFIKPNTLLLIAQNGYGNYEKAIQIFPKNQVILSRIIFGAKVISPGMAEVTVFGDDVVIGQPEKAIPKETLEKIAQIFTQAGIPTRVSEDVYAILWEKIIYNSALNPLGALLERTYGELAENYETRFIMDQIIDEIFTVLKTYNIQLRWKSSEEYKEHFYQRLIPPTAGHYPSMYYDLKNGKKTEIDALNGAIVNLAEQKGLETPVNKFITLLVKLREKVT; translated from the coding sequence ATGAAAATATTAATCTTTGGCTTAGGTGCTTTAGGAACGGTTTTTGCTGTTTCTCTAAAGAATGCTGGGCACACTGTCTATGCCTTTGTCAAAGAAAAATATCTTGATCAGCTAACCAATAAACCTCTTCAAATAACTGGACTTTTTGGTCACAAACAAGCTTATATAGACCGATATTTTACCAACCCAGAGGATTTAAATTTGGTAGAGCTTGATTTGATAGTCCTTACTGTAAAAGCTTTTGACACCGAAAAGGCTCTTTCTCAGATAAAAAATTTTATTAAGCCTAACACACTGCTTTTGATAGCTCAAAATGGCTATGGAAATTACGAAAAAGCTATCCAAATTTTTCCTAAAAATCAAGTAATCCTTTCAAGGATTATCTTTGGAGCTAAAGTAATTTCACCAGGAATGGCAGAAGTAACTGTTTTTGGAGATGATGTCGTCATAGGTCAACCAGAAAAAGCCATTCCTAAAGAAACTTTAGAAAAAATAGCCCAAATCTTCACCCAGGCAGGTATACCTACCAGGGTTTCGGAAGATGTATATGCCATCCTATGGGAGAAAATCATCTACAATTCAGCCTTAAACCCTTTAGGTGCCCTTTTAGAAAGAACCTATGGGGAGCTTGCTGAAAACTATGAAACTCGATTTATCATGGACCAAATAATAGACGAAATTTTCACAGTTTTAAAGACATACAACATCCAGCTTAGATGGAAATCTTCTGAGGAATATAAAGAGCACTTTTATCAAAGACTTATTCCTCCTACAGCCGGTCATTATCCCTCTATGTATTATGACCTCAAAAACGGTAAAAAGACAGAAATAGACGCTTTAAATGGTGCCATCGTAAACCTTGCAGAGCAGAAAGGATTAGAAACTCCGGTTAACAAGTTTATTACCCTTCTGGTAAAACTTAGAGAAAAAGTCACTTAA
- a CDS encoding DUF169 domain-containing protein, producing the protein MISKIAEALKMQFNPVAVIWSDVKPENALQFKEGRWGCVMWLFVNVAKGKTAVFDRKTYGCWGGGVGLGFGNKYLDFPGGIECFYYFLSSGNKNWEKGKIVAENLKPYVTKEFLEDFLEGERYLKTPEQVKKFVEELPMMEVPTKYVVFKPLKDVDIHEERPVVIVFPVNPHQLSALVVLANYGRNSFLDSVIIPWGAGCQAIGIYAYKQRESVPQKAVVGLTDLSARKNVRKQLGDNLFTFAVPYEMFLEMEENVEGSFFERNVWKSLSKFL; encoded by the coding sequence ATGATAAGTAAAATTGCAGAAGCTTTAAAAATGCAATTTAATCCAGTTGCTGTAATATGGTCGGATGTAAAACCTGAAAATGCTTTACAATTTAAAGAAGGAAGATGGGGATGTGTAATGTGGCTTTTTGTAAATGTAGCAAAAGGAAAAACAGCTGTTTTTGACAGAAAAACTTATGGATGTTGGGGTGGAGGAGTGGGGTTAGGTTTTGGAAATAAATATCTTGATTTCCCAGGAGGGATTGAGTGTTTTTATTATTTTCTTTCTTCAGGAAATAAAAACTGGGAGAAGGGTAAAATTGTAGCAGAAAATCTAAAACCGTATGTAACTAAAGAATTTCTTGAAGATTTTTTAGAAGGAGAAAGGTATTTGAAAACTCCTGAACAGGTAAAAAAGTTTGTAGAAGAGTTACCTATGATGGAAGTTCCGACAAAATATGTGGTGTTTAAACCTTTAAAAGATGTAGACATTCATGAAGAAAGACCTGTTGTAATTGTCTTTCCTGTTAACCCTCATCAACTTTCTGCTCTTGTTGTTCTTGCAAACTATGGGAGAAACAGTTTTTTGGATAGTGTAATCATTCCCTGGGGTGCAGGGTGTCAGGCAATTGGTATCTATGCGTATAAACAAAGAGAATCAGTTCCACAAAAAGCAGTAGTTGGATTGACAGACCTTTCAGCAAGAAAAAATGTTAGAAAACAACTTGGAGATAACCTTTTTACTTTTGCTGTTCCTTATGAAATGTTTTTAGAAATGGAAGAAAATGTAGAAGGTAGTTTTTTCGAAAGGAATGTTTGGAAAAGTCTTTCTAAATTTTTATAA
- a CDS encoding uroporphyrinogen decarboxylase/cobalamine-independent methonine synthase family protein gives MEAIVQNLKTTHIGSLPFSEPEKAVKMVFEYLDIPAWPQLSKRKNEGMLVQFNEGFPGFNWEKEILDISSPDFEEQMMIFYENYLKIMEENQLSELANFELTEFTALGFKFFLEIASEIKPNMVKGQITGPFTLASSLKLPNGESPIFREDLKDLIVKFVLIKALAQGLKLKEIAYNVILFLDEPGLAGFGSSSFITITKEEVLNMLNEVISGLKNFNLMIGIHICANTSWDLPLSSEVDILSFDSFNFYEKLSIYAEELRNFLKKENKYLAWGVIPTDSTQLKETSFEEIMKKFETQLKDLAVKLGFSEEELLKKSLFTPACGLGSLSEDLALKALEWLKRFKQTLNL, from the coding sequence ATGGAGGCTATCGTTCAAAACTTAAAAACCACTCATATAGGCAGTCTTCCTTTTTCTGAACCTGAAAAAGCGGTAAAAATGGTTTTTGAATACTTAGACATACCTGCTTGGCCTCAACTATCTAAACGTAAAAACGAAGGAATGCTCGTTCAGTTTAACGAAGGCTTTCCAGGTTTTAACTGGGAAAAAGAAATCTTAGATATATCTTCTCCTGACTTTGAAGAACAGATGATGATCTTTTATGAAAACTATCTGAAAATCATGGAAGAAAATCAGTTGTCTGAGTTGGCTAACTTTGAACTTACAGAATTTACAGCCCTTGGTTTTAAGTTTTTTTTAGAAATAGCCTCTGAAATTAAACCTAATATGGTAAAAGGCCAAATCACAGGCCCCTTTACCTTAGCCTCAAGCTTAAAACTACCTAATGGAGAAAGTCCCATTTTTAGGGAAGACCTTAAAGACCTTATCGTCAAGTTTGTCCTGATTAAAGCCTTGGCTCAGGGATTAAAGCTTAAAGAGATCGCCTATAACGTAATTTTATTTCTTGATGAACCAGGTCTTGCAGGTTTTGGTTCATCATCTTTTATTACCATTACTAAAGAAGAAGTCCTTAACATGTTAAACGAGGTAATCTCAGGTTTAAAAAACTTCAACCTTATGATAGGTATTCACATCTGTGCTAATACCTCTTGGGATCTTCCTTTAAGCTCTGAAGTAGATATCTTAAGTTTTGACAGTTTTAATTTTTACGAAAAATTAAGTATTTATGCCGAAGAACTTAGAAATTTTCTAAAAAAAGAGAATAAATATTTAGCCTGGGGAGTTATACCAACAGACAGTACTCAGTTAAAAGAGACAAGTTTTGAAGAGATTATGAAAAAGTTTGAGACTCAGTTGAAGGATCTTGCTGTAAAGCTCGGATTTTCTGAGGAAGAACTGTTAAAAAAGAGTTTGTTTACTCCTGCCTGTGGTTTAGGAAGTCTTTCTGAAGACTTAGCTTTAAAAGCCTTGGAATGGCTTAAACGATTTAAACAAACCCTTAACTTATAA
- a CDS encoding HNH endonuclease, with the protein MKKSLLNEKVLVLNKYYQAIQITTVQKAICHLVKGTAKVITSDWTTHTFEEWIKVSKFYENGAQLIKSPSISILIPEAIYLPFYERLPKTEVIFSRQNLFLRDGFTCQYCGKFLKNPKDRTIDHIIPKSRGGKTVWTNVVLCCKKCNLKKGNKTPEEAGLKLLKTPKPPKWQSLILEEFPKHKKEVWKVFLDFAGIIED; encoded by the coding sequence ATGAAAAAATCACTTTTAAACGAAAAGGTTTTAGTTTTAAACAAGTATTACCAGGCAATACAGATAACTACTGTACAGAAGGCTATTTGCCATTTAGTTAAAGGTACTGCAAAGGTAATAACCTCAGATTGGACTACCCATACGTTTGAGGAATGGATAAAAGTAAGCAAGTTTTATGAAAACGGGGCTCAGTTAATTAAAAGTCCTTCTATTTCTATACTTATACCTGAGGCTATATATTTACCTTTTTATGAAAGACTTCCTAAAACTGAAGTTATTTTTTCTAGACAGAATTTGTTTTTACGCGATGGTTTTACCTGTCAGTATTGTGGAAAATTTCTAAAAAATCCTAAGGATAGAACTATAGATCATATAATCCCTAAGAGCCGAGGAGGAAAAACTGTTTGGACAAACGTAGTCCTTTGTTGTAAAAAATGTAACTTAAAAAAAGGTAATAAAACCCCTGAAGAAGCAGGATTAAAACTTTTAAAAACTCCAAAACCACCTAAATGGCAATCTCTTATCTTGGAAGAGTTCCCAAAACATAAAAAGGAAGTATGGAAGGTGTTTTTAGACTTTGCTGGGATAATAGAAGACTAA
- a CDS encoding DnaJ C-terminal domain-containing protein, translating into MDFRQFNSFEEAKRFFRETVKKLHPDRGGDKEAFLEFLKSYEEFFQSYQTASKVKVLKNPVLKGNYFFSVLELTVEEVALGGKKKITIPGEEKVCPKCEGLGKKKDGAYSQCGFCKGSGFVETYDQRKEAISYLTCPYCKGQGVILTEKCEECKGKGYVKLLNEFWLDIPLGLKEGDYIYVEKESLGVDYDLYLEVIIKPHPYFSLEDGNLKYRCQIPFWEILLNDFITIKTLEGEEVVSSSLFTEGQPVILKGRGPFFPNGKRGNLIVDYHIYLPKKLPPKAKDLLKKVVELIEK; encoded by the coding sequence ATGGACTTTAGACAATTTAACTCCTTTGAAGAAGCTAAAAGATTTTTTAGAGAAACGGTTAAGAAACTTCATCCTGATAGAGGAGGAGATAAAGAAGCATTTTTAGAGTTTTTAAAAAGTTATGAGGAGTTTTTTCAATCCTATCAGACGGCTTCTAAAGTTAAAGTTTTAAAAAATCCTGTTTTAAAAGGAAATTATTTTTTTTCTGTTTTAGAGTTAACGGTAGAAGAGGTAGCCCTTGGGGGAAAAAAGAAAATTACCATCCCTGGAGAAGAGAAAGTCTGCCCAAAATGTGAAGGATTAGGTAAGAAAAAAGATGGTGCATATTCACAATGTGGTTTCTGTAAAGGCAGTGGTTTTGTAGAAACTTATGACCAAAGAAAAGAGGCGATCTCTTATCTTACCTGCCCTTATTGTAAAGGGCAGGGTGTCATCCTCACTGAAAAATGTGAAGAATGTAAAGGTAAAGGGTATGTTAAATTACTTAACGAGTTTTGGTTGGATATACCTTTAGGATTAAAAGAAGGAGATTATATATATGTAGAAAAGGAAAGTTTAGGGGTTGACTATGATCTTTATTTAGAAGTAATCATTAAACCTCATCCTTATTTCTCTCTTGAAGATGGAAACCTAAAATATCGCTGTCAAATTCCTTTTTGGGAGATTCTGTTAAACGATTTCATCACCATCAAAACCTTAGAAGGGGAAGAGGTGGTTTCTTCTTCCCTTTTTACAGAAGGCCAACCTGTAATCCTTAAGGGTAGAGGTCCCTTTTTTCCCAACGGAAAAAGGGGAAATTTAATCGTTGATTACCATATTTATTTACCTAAAAAACTTCCTCCCAAAGCAAAAGACTTACTCAAAAAAGTAGTAGAATTAATAGAAAAATAG